The Candidatus Tumulicola sp. genome has a window encoding:
- the der gene encoding ribosome biogenesis GTPase Der yields MSATPIVALVGRPNVGKSALFNRLVGQRQAIVDPTPGVTRDRLYAPVEWAGRTFTLVDTGGIETGRVEDLAAQTRVQAEIAIQEADAIVFVVDAQTGVMPGDVDVAALLRPQREKVLLVANKVESPATDAAIYEFCGLGFDVPFGVSAIHGLQSGDLLDAIAAKLPPAGDVEPEGDDRTIHLAIVGQPNVGKSSLVNALLGRQRAVVSPEPGTTRDATDTAISHGEREYVLIDTAGLRRHDNYGGAPLDYYSSLRAVAAIGRSDVVLLLIDAQVGVTAQDRRIAGLAVEQGKALAILVNKWDLIDAAKFDRKEIEAALRQDFAFAPYAPILYGSALTKKGLHKIWGSAASLFDERRKRVTTAKLNQVVRDVFRVHPPAMFRGRELKFYYVTQAGVAPPEFVFFVNDPRLLHFSYQRHIENALRDAFGFVGTPLSLVFRPRVRQDATKAEDAILDKAGSERA; encoded by the coding sequence GTGTCCGCAACGCCTATCGTCGCGCTCGTTGGACGTCCCAACGTGGGCAAGTCCGCGCTGTTCAACCGCCTCGTCGGTCAACGTCAAGCGATCGTCGACCCGACCCCCGGCGTGACGCGCGACCGCCTGTACGCGCCCGTGGAGTGGGCCGGCCGCACCTTCACGCTGGTGGACACGGGCGGGATCGAGACGGGGCGCGTCGAGGATCTGGCCGCGCAGACGCGCGTCCAAGCAGAGATCGCCATCCAAGAAGCAGACGCGATCGTTTTCGTCGTCGATGCGCAGACCGGGGTGATGCCGGGTGATGTCGACGTCGCCGCGCTGCTGCGCCCGCAGCGCGAGAAAGTGCTGCTGGTCGCCAACAAGGTCGAATCGCCCGCCACCGATGCGGCGATCTACGAGTTCTGCGGGTTGGGCTTTGACGTGCCGTTCGGCGTCTCGGCGATCCATGGGCTGCAGAGCGGCGACCTGCTCGATGCCATCGCGGCGAAATTGCCGCCGGCGGGCGACGTCGAACCCGAAGGTGACGATCGCACGATTCATCTCGCGATCGTGGGCCAACCAAACGTCGGAAAGTCGTCGCTCGTGAATGCGCTGCTCGGCAGGCAGCGCGCCGTGGTATCGCCTGAACCGGGCACCACGCGCGATGCGACCGACACCGCCATCAGCCACGGCGAACGCGAGTATGTCCTGATCGACACGGCCGGGCTGCGCCGGCACGACAACTATGGCGGCGCGCCGTTGGATTACTACAGCTCGCTGCGCGCGGTGGCGGCGATCGGCCGCAGCGACGTCGTGCTGCTGCTCATCGACGCTCAAGTCGGCGTGACCGCGCAGGATCGGCGCATCGCCGGTCTCGCGGTCGAGCAGGGCAAGGCGCTCGCGATTTTGGTGAACAAGTGGGACCTCATCGATGCCGCGAAATTCGATCGCAAAGAGATCGAAGCGGCCCTGCGTCAAGACTTCGCATTCGCCCCCTACGCGCCGATCCTGTATGGCTCCGCGCTGACCAAAAAAGGGCTGCACAAGATCTGGGGGAGCGCAGCGTCGCTGTTCGACGAGCGGCGCAAGCGCGTCACGACCGCAAAACTCAATCAGGTCGTGCGCGATGTCTTCCGAGTGCATCCACCGGCCATGTTCCGCGGCCGCGAATTGAAGTTCTATTACGTGACGCAAGCGGGCGTAGCGCCGCCTGAATTCGTGTTTTTCGTGAACGACCCGAGGCTGCTGCACTTCTCCTACCAGCGCCACATCGAAAACGCGCTGCGCGACGCGTTCGGGTTCGTGGGAACGCCGCTGAGTTTGGTGTTCCGGCCGCGCGTGCGGCAAGACGCCACCAAAGCGGAGGACGCGATCTTGGATAAGGCCGGGAGCGAGCGCGCGTGA
- the mutL gene encoding DNA mismatch repair endonuclease MutL → MDGRGAIRQLDDATIAQIAAGEVIERPVSVVKELVENSLDAGATHIAVDVEDGGRSLIAVADDGAGIPREQLALALQRHATSKLAAAADLFAIRTLGFRGEGLASIAAAGNVEIISRPRGVEIGARIEARGVSVGKPAAHAAPPGSKVTVRDLFALTPARREFVKSARAEFARISGYLSQVSLGWPRVTFVLRHDGRDVWSLPAVSDPVDRLEMVFGKGARGTLVAISAPDVAGREAVTGYVSAPGHDRTNRAQQVFFVNGRLVRSPALAAAWLAGYGAFGMTGRFPFGMLAVGLPPEDVDVNVHPTKIEVRFAYGNAVFDAVRLAIASTLRAVEPARALPIGTLEVGGPGLPGSAGPQAAPLISVLPSIPESSRNEVRVYGQIDRTFIVAGDADGMIVIDQHAAHERIAYEALLETGAKASGSAQSGSAQTLFPMVVELTPAQAAILHEHDVELRAAGVVIEEFGESGAYRIASLPAGYERRRFDLPGILEDLVADDAPREGVAHRNRLLATIACHSVVRAHEPLSLLEQAALYERLLRCDDPHTCPHGRPTMLRLDASALAKAFRRT, encoded by the coding sequence ATGGACGGCCGCGGCGCGATCCGCCAACTCGACGATGCGACCATAGCGCAGATCGCGGCCGGCGAGGTGATCGAACGGCCCGTCTCCGTGGTGAAGGAACTCGTCGAGAATAGCCTCGATGCCGGCGCGACGCACATCGCCGTGGACGTCGAAGACGGCGGCAGATCGCTTATCGCCGTCGCGGATGACGGCGCCGGGATCCCCCGCGAGCAGCTCGCGCTGGCCCTGCAACGCCACGCCACGAGCAAGCTGGCGGCGGCCGCGGATCTCTTCGCGATCCGGACGCTGGGTTTTCGCGGCGAAGGCCTGGCCAGCATCGCCGCCGCCGGCAACGTCGAGATCATCTCCCGTCCCCGCGGCGTGGAGATCGGCGCGCGCATCGAGGCACGAGGCGTCTCCGTCGGCAAGCCAGCGGCGCACGCGGCGCCTCCGGGCAGCAAGGTGACGGTTCGCGATCTGTTCGCGCTCACGCCCGCGCGGCGCGAATTCGTCAAGAGCGCGCGTGCTGAGTTCGCCCGCATCAGCGGGTACTTGAGCCAGGTGTCGCTCGGCTGGCCGCGGGTAACGTTCGTCCTGCGGCACGACGGCCGCGACGTGTGGAGTCTGCCCGCCGTCTCCGATCCGGTCGATCGGCTGGAGATGGTGTTCGGCAAAGGCGCGCGAGGAACGCTGGTGGCGATCAGCGCGCCCGACGTCGCCGGACGGGAAGCGGTCACCGGCTACGTGAGCGCGCCGGGTCACGACCGGACCAATCGCGCGCAACAAGTCTTTTTCGTGAACGGACGCCTGGTGCGCAGCCCGGCGCTCGCCGCGGCGTGGCTTGCGGGCTACGGCGCGTTCGGCATGACCGGGCGTTTCCCGTTCGGCATGCTCGCGGTCGGCTTGCCACCCGAAGACGTCGACGTCAACGTGCATCCCACCAAGATCGAAGTGCGCTTCGCGTACGGCAACGCCGTCTTCGACGCCGTGCGCTTGGCGATCGCGAGCACGCTGCGCGCAGTGGAGCCGGCTCGCGCTCTGCCGATAGGCACGCTCGAAGTCGGCGGCCCCGGGCTGCCGGGTTCGGCCGGCCCCCAAGCGGCGCCCCTCATCTCCGTATTGCCCTCGATTCCCGAATCGTCGCGCAATGAGGTGCGGGTCTACGGGCAGATCGATCGCACGTTCATCGTGGCCGGCGATGCGGATGGCATGATCGTCATCGATCAGCACGCCGCGCACGAGCGGATAGCCTACGAAGCGTTGCTGGAGACCGGGGCCAAAGCCTCAGGCTCTGCACAGAGCGGATCCGCGCAAACGTTGTTTCCGATGGTGGTCGAGCTCACGCCCGCGCAGGCCGCGATTCTGCACGAGCACGACGTCGAATTGCGGGCCGCCGGAGTCGTCATCGAGGAGTTCGGCGAAAGCGGCGCTTACCGGATCGCATCGCTTCCGGCCGGATACGAGCGTCGCCGCTTCGATCTGCCGGGCATCTTGGAAGATCTGGTGGCCGATGACGCGCCGCGGGAAGGCGTCGCGCATCGCAACAGGCTGCTGGCGACGATCGCGTGTCACTCCGTCGTGCGTGCCCACGAGCCGTTGAGCCTGCTCGAGCAAGCGGCGCTGTACGAGCGCTTGCTGCGCTGCGACGATCCGCACACGTGTCCGCACGGCCGCCCGACGATGCTTCGGCTGGACGCATCGGCGCTGGCAAAAGCGTTCCGCCGGACGTAG
- the plsY gene encoding glycerol-3-phosphate 1-O-acyltransferase PlsY — MPALLDVALVVGAYLVGSIPIGILVGRGFFGVDPRSVGSGNIGAANALRALGKVGAVLVLLGDVVKGIAPTAGALFLLHRSPAAVAAVGLATIVGHNWSCFLKFSGGKGVATSLGVIVILSFPAALVWAVVWLATALITRYSSLASLLATVSVPIALLVFAQPLAYVAYAVVTLILVVWQHRANIHRLLDGSELRIGAKT; from the coding sequence ATGCCCGCGCTTCTCGATGTCGCGCTGGTCGTCGGCGCGTACCTCGTCGGCTCGATCCCCATCGGGATTCTGGTGGGGCGCGGATTCTTCGGAGTCGATCCGCGTTCGGTCGGCAGCGGCAATATCGGCGCCGCCAATGCGCTGCGCGCGTTGGGCAAAGTCGGCGCGGTGCTGGTGCTGCTGGGTGATGTCGTCAAAGGCATCGCTCCCACCGCCGGCGCGCTTTTCTTGTTGCATCGCTCGCCGGCGGCCGTCGCTGCGGTAGGGCTTGCGACGATCGTCGGACACAACTGGTCCTGCTTTTTGAAATTCTCGGGCGGGAAAGGCGTGGCGACCAGCTTGGGCGTAATCGTGATCCTGTCGTTCCCGGCCGCGCTGGTGTGGGCGGTCGTCTGGCTGGCAACGGCGCTCATCACCCGCTACTCGTCCTTGGCATCGCTGCTGGCCACCGTGTCGGTGCCCATCGCCCTCTTGGTCTTCGCACAGCCGCTCGCGTACGTCGCCTACGCCGTCGTGACGCTGATCCTCGTGGTGTGGCAGCACCGGGCGAATATCCACCGCCTTCTCGACGGCAGCGAACTGCGCATAGGAGCCAAAACGTAG
- the mutS gene encoding DNA mismatch repair protein MutS, whose protein sequence is MGPLRTGGLKVRKSARGARAPHQDRDAAGTAENGHALVAAEEATASSPLIAQYVALKAQYPEALMLSRVGDFYEAYGADAEDLAASVHIILTSKEAGKGRRVAMAGVPHHNLDIYLARLIRQARVVAIAEQMEPPAPNRLVRREIVRVITPGTVLEEHLLAAERNNYLCAIATEAGVTAVASADVSTGSASVCVVENDDELAAEFDRTAPSEIVVADDADVARYRPFVSAQCRIAVAEVEDQAATLDGSQLEEFARSERPAANSALELLSSYLTYLRLDGRAITARARARTARASMMLDPATRRHLDLTSGSGENSRASLLGVLSRTKTPMGSRMLARWLCAPLVDVERIRARHDRVEELVLAAALRVRLQEALASIADIERIVQKVAALRAGPKDLAALRDSLEATQRLSELRSERYMTVAGPLAGQLRAALADDPPANLADGGAIRPEHSPELLALVELRTKTREHLLALEERTRRRTSIKSLKVKYTQAFGYYFEVTRAHADSVPADFVRRQTLVNAERFVNEELRALEAEILSARSRQIAVERELFDELVATVAASRDALLSLAEAVAEIDVYCSLAQVAGERRYVRPEIVEADEVHVVAGRHPIVEAYGGVDFVPNDCHLDAEQRFLLITGPNMGGKSTYLRQTALLAILAQMGSFVPAESARIGIVERLFTRIGAGDDIAAGRSTFYVEMAEMALILRRSQRASLLLIDEVGRGTGTTDGLAIAQAVCEHLLGLDAGMPMVLFATHFHELVKLSSAYPVVQNLHVAVAEEPGGPVFSHRLLHGSSSRSYGIAVAKMAGLPADVVRRAQEIADDIEERPVSSGPPPRRRREGAGPDDTQLKLV, encoded by the coding sequence CTGGGGCCTCTCCGGACAGGTGGCCTAAAGGTTCGCAAGAGCGCACGCGGTGCGCGGGCCCCGCACCAAGATCGCGACGCCGCCGGCACGGCGGAAAATGGCCACGCGCTGGTCGCGGCCGAAGAGGCGACCGCCAGCTCACCGCTCATCGCGCAATATGTCGCGCTGAAAGCGCAGTATCCCGAGGCCTTGATGCTCTCGCGCGTCGGCGATTTCTACGAAGCGTACGGCGCCGACGCCGAAGACCTGGCAGCTTCAGTTCATATCATCCTCACCTCGAAGGAAGCCGGCAAGGGCCGGCGCGTCGCGATGGCCGGGGTACCGCACCACAACCTCGACATCTACCTCGCGCGGCTGATCAGACAGGCGCGCGTCGTCGCGATCGCCGAGCAGATGGAGCCGCCGGCTCCCAACCGCCTGGTGCGCCGCGAAATCGTTCGCGTCATCACGCCGGGGACGGTGCTCGAAGAGCACCTGCTGGCCGCCGAGCGCAACAATTACCTGTGTGCGATCGCCACCGAGGCCGGCGTGACCGCGGTGGCATCTGCGGATGTCTCCACGGGCTCAGCGAGCGTGTGCGTGGTCGAAAACGACGACGAACTGGCGGCCGAGTTCGATCGCACCGCACCCTCGGAGATCGTGGTCGCCGACGATGCAGACGTCGCGCGCTATCGCCCCTTCGTCTCTGCGCAGTGCCGCATCGCGGTCGCGGAGGTGGAAGATCAAGCGGCGACGCTCGACGGCAGCCAGCTCGAGGAATTCGCGCGCTCGGAACGCCCGGCTGCGAACTCGGCGCTCGAGCTGCTTTCGTCGTACCTGACCTATCTGCGGCTGGACGGCAGGGCGATTACCGCGCGGGCGCGGGCCCGGACCGCGCGCGCCTCGATGATGCTTGATCCGGCGACGCGCCGTCACCTGGACCTCACGAGCGGCAGCGGCGAGAACTCGCGCGCCTCCCTGCTCGGCGTGCTGTCGCGCACCAAGACGCCGATGGGCAGCCGCATGCTGGCGCGCTGGCTGTGCGCGCCGCTCGTGGATGTCGAGCGCATCCGCGCCCGCCACGATCGCGTGGAAGAACTGGTCCTGGCGGCGGCGCTGCGCGTGCGCCTTCAAGAAGCGCTCGCCTCCATCGCGGACATCGAGCGCATCGTTCAAAAAGTTGCGGCGCTGCGCGCGGGTCCGAAAGACTTGGCGGCGCTGCGCGACTCGCTGGAAGCGACGCAAAGGCTCTCCGAGCTTCGCTCGGAACGCTACATGACCGTCGCAGGGCCGCTGGCGGGGCAGCTGCGGGCGGCGCTAGCCGATGATCCGCCGGCGAACCTCGCGGATGGGGGCGCCATCCGGCCCGAACACTCGCCCGAATTGCTCGCGCTGGTGGAGTTGCGCACCAAGACGCGCGAGCATCTCCTGGCACTCGAGGAACGAACGCGCCGGCGCACGAGCATCAAATCGCTCAAAGTCAAGTATACGCAGGCGTTCGGTTATTATTTCGAAGTGACGCGCGCGCACGCCGACAGCGTGCCGGCCGATTTCGTGCGGCGCCAAACCCTGGTCAACGCCGAGCGCTTCGTCAATGAAGAGCTGCGCGCGCTCGAGGCAGAGATCCTCAGCGCGCGCTCGCGCCAGATCGCCGTGGAGCGCGAACTGTTCGACGAACTGGTGGCAACGGTGGCGGCGTCGCGCGATGCGCTGCTCTCGCTCGCCGAAGCCGTCGCGGAGATCGACGTGTATTGCTCGCTTGCGCAGGTGGCCGGCGAGCGGCGCTACGTCCGGCCGGAGATCGTCGAGGCCGATGAAGTGCACGTGGTCGCGGGTCGCCATCCGATCGTCGAGGCGTACGGCGGCGTCGACTTCGTGCCCAATGATTGCCATCTCGACGCGGAGCAGCGCTTCCTCTTGATCACCGGCCCGAACATGGGCGGCAAGTCCACGTACCTGCGGCAAACCGCGCTGCTCGCGATCCTCGCGCAAATGGGCTCCTTCGTGCCGGCGGAGAGCGCGCGCATCGGCATCGTGGAGCGCTTGTTCACGCGCATCGGCGCGGGCGACGACATCGCAGCCGGCCGCTCGACCTTCTACGTCGAGATGGCGGAGATGGCGCTGATCTTGCGCCGCAGTCAGCGCGCGAGTCTGCTGCTCATCGATGAGGTCGGCCGAGGGACCGGCACGACGGACGGCCTGGCCATCGCGCAGGCGGTGTGCGAACACCTGCTTGGTCTCGATGCGGGCATGCCCATGGTGCTCTTCGCGACGCATTTCCACGAACTCGTAAAGCTCTCGAGCGCCTACCCGGTCGTCCAGAACTTGCACGTGGCGGTCGCTGAGGAGCCCGGCGGGCCGGTATTCTCGCACCGCTTGCTGCATGGCTCGAGCAGCCGCTCATATGGGATCGCCGTCGCCAAAATGGCCGGCCTGCCAGCGGACGTCGTGCGCCGCGCGCAAGAAATTGCCGATGATATTGAGGAAAGGCCGGTGAGCTCCGGACCCCCACCGCGGCGCCGCCGGGAAGGCGCTGGACCAGACGATACCCAGCTAAAACTCGTCTAA
- the miaA gene encoding tRNA (adenosine(37)-N6)-dimethylallyltransferase MiaA, with translation MSPITALAVCGPTASGKSEIASLLAAEIGAEIVNADSRQVYAGMPIGTGWPSEQARARAQHHLYGFVDPGERYSAARFVSDASAACERIARSGKMPILVGGTGLYIEALSGTMPLDRAVADDELRARVRMEAAVHPHETLRAWLAAIDPEASARVRPRDAYRTLRALESALARRSDSRSHGALAPCVPVALKVVVLEVDREVLRRRIVTRVRDMFQKGLAQEAQAIAARWPDSPALSGLGYAEALAWQQGLATYEEAVRATIRRTGQYAKRQQTWFRRMSDALRIEADDPIAALSALRAAARENATST, from the coding sequence ATGTCACCCATCACCGCGCTCGCGGTCTGCGGACCTACGGCTTCGGGCAAGTCCGAGATCGCGTCGCTGCTCGCCGCGGAGATCGGCGCTGAGATCGTCAACGCGGATTCGCGCCAGGTCTACGCGGGCATGCCCATCGGCACCGGTTGGCCGTCCGAGCAAGCGCGCGCCCGCGCCCAACATCACCTCTACGGATTCGTCGACCCCGGCGAGCGCTACAGCGCAGCCAGGTTTGTCAGCGACGCCTCTGCCGCGTGCGAACGCATCGCGCGCTCGGGAAAAATGCCCATCCTTGTCGGCGGCACCGGGCTCTACATCGAAGCGCTGAGCGGAACGATGCCGCTAGACCGAGCCGTGGCGGACGACGAACTGCGCGCGCGCGTCCGCATGGAAGCGGCCGTGCACCCGCACGAGACTTTGCGCGCTTGGCTCGCCGCGATCGACCCGGAGGCAAGCGCGCGCGTCCGGCCGCGCGACGCGTATCGGACGCTGCGCGCGTTGGAGTCCGCGCTCGCGCGCCGTAGTGATAGTCGTAGCCACGGAGCTTTAGCTCCGTGCGTCCCTGTTGCGCTGAAGGTGGTCGTCTTGGAGGTCGATCGAGAGGTGTTGCGCCGGAGAATCGTCACCCGCGTGCGCGACATGTTCCAGAAAGGACTGGCGCAAGAGGCGCAAGCCATCGCCGCGCGCTGGCCCGATTCGCCGGCGCTCAGCGGCCTTGGCTACGCCGAGGCGCTGGCATGGCAGCAAGGTCTCGCGACCTACGAAGAAGCCGTCCGCGCGACGATACGGCGAACGGGTCAATATGCGAAGCGGCAGCAGACGTGGTTCAGGCGGATGTCGGACGCGCTGCGCATCGAGGCGGACGATCCAATCGCGGCGCTCTCCGCGTTGCGAGCTGCGGCAAGGGAAAACGCGACATCGACGTGA
- the miaB gene encoding tRNA (N6-isopentenyl adenosine(37)-C2)-methylthiotransferase MiaB, which yields MASIYLQTFGCQMNVADSNGLAHQAWSMGCTFAKQPEDADIIIINTCAIREKAELRVYGRLGQLKVLKEQHPQTKLLVAGCLAEKDRNIMQKKAPFVDALLGPREYKRFKALLGEWGVPTDAPPPGTDFVMPSAEDDPAHDAALEFAHLRALVNITRGCEKFCTYCIVPYTRGPLESIDPDEIEAQVRREIRCGAREITLLGQNVNSYLWEPTGLDFGDLLLRIGSIEGLQRLTFITSHPKDFGPKVVDALAQLPNVSPRLHLPVQCGSNSVLAAMARLYTIEEYLDKIAYFRERLAGWALTTDLIVGYPTESEDDFLKTLDIVQRGTFEQAFIFAFSPRAGTPAASMTPQVPPEEKIRRLQAVNAAQNEATRRFHESFIGETLEVLAQGPSKKDPSNMAGKSGHNVTVIYPRTDATAHAPVARVAIDRAFNWGLSGQVA from the coding sequence ATGGCTTCCATCTATCTGCAGACATTCGGCTGCCAGATGAACGTCGCCGATTCAAACGGCTTGGCCCATCAGGCCTGGTCGATGGGCTGCACGTTCGCCAAGCAGCCTGAAGACGCCGACATCATCATCATCAACACGTGCGCCATCCGCGAAAAGGCTGAACTGCGCGTCTACGGTCGCCTCGGCCAGCTCAAGGTCCTCAAAGAGCAGCATCCGCAGACGAAACTGCTCGTCGCCGGTTGCCTCGCGGAAAAAGACCGCAACATCATGCAGAAGAAGGCGCCGTTCGTCGACGCGCTGCTCGGTCCGCGCGAATACAAGCGTTTCAAAGCGCTGCTCGGCGAATGGGGCGTGCCCACCGACGCGCCGCCCCCCGGCACCGACTTCGTCATGCCCTCCGCCGAGGACGATCCGGCGCACGACGCCGCCCTTGAGTTCGCGCACCTGCGCGCGCTCGTGAACATCACGCGCGGCTGCGAGAAATTCTGCACCTACTGCATCGTGCCGTACACGCGCGGCCCGCTTGAGAGCATCGACCCCGACGAGATCGAAGCGCAGGTGCGCCGCGAGATCCGCTGCGGCGCTCGCGAGATCACGCTGCTCGGCCAAAACGTCAACTCGTACTTGTGGGAACCCACGGGGCTCGACTTCGGCGATCTGCTGCTGCGCATCGGCTCCATCGAAGGACTCCAGCGTCTCACCTTCATCACCTCGCATCCGAAGGACTTCGGACCGAAGGTCGTCGACGCGCTGGCGCAATTGCCCAACGTCTCGCCGCGCCTGCACCTGCCGGTGCAATGCGGCAGCAACTCCGTGCTCGCTGCAATGGCGCGGTTGTATACGATTGAAGAATACTTGGACAAGATCGCGTACTTCCGGGAGCGCCTCGCAGGCTGGGCGCTGACCACCGACCTCATCGTCGGCTACCCCACCGAAAGCGAGGATGATTTCCTCAAGACGCTCGACATCGTGCAGCGCGGCACGTTCGAGCAAGCGTTCATCTTCGCGTTCTCGCCGCGCGCGGGCACGCCGGCTGCGAGCATGACGCCGCAAGTGCCGCCGGAAGAGAAGATCCGGCGCCTGCAGGCGGTCAACGCGGCGCAGAACGAAGCCACGCGGCGCTTCCACGAGTCGTTCATCGGCGAGACGCTCGAAGTGCTGGCGCAAGGCCCCTCCAAGAAAGATCCTTCGAACATGGCCGGCAAGAGCGGGCACAACGTGACGGTCATCTATCCGCGAACGGACGCCACCGCGCACGCGCCGGTCGCGCGCGTCGCGATTGATCGCGCCTTCAACTGGGGCCTCTCCGGACAGGTGGCCTAA
- a CDS encoding PEGA domain-containing protein codes for MLQLAIVVALALRSAMLFASPSPTAAPSVSVAPTAAPTATQLPSHGGAFVTTLPEGAEVWVDGQYAGRSPTYIDLLTPGKHAFTVSRTGWQAQTASTDIAVGHVTMIALVLEKATRAPAQASKGEGALFVRGSPAGASVFVDGSKIGTLPVAGAVKVKAGFHIVSVVPKSGAHLLRAVEVYPDTTTSIAVNLASARSNPEAEEILAPASSFLPPEAIARSGDQITIHYRGVQVKCRIGSRSYTYNGKAGTLEISPALVAGKLYLPQSLLQKIKGVK; via the coding sequence ATGCTTCAACTCGCGATCGTGGTCGCACTCGCCCTACGCTCTGCGATGTTGTTCGCGAGCCCTTCGCCTACAGCGGCTCCGTCAGTCAGCGTGGCACCCACTGCCGCACCCACCGCGACGCAACTCCCTTCGCACGGGGGCGCGTTTGTCACCACGCTTCCGGAAGGCGCCGAGGTGTGGGTGGATGGTCAGTACGCCGGGCGTTCGCCCACGTACATCGATCTGCTGACGCCCGGCAAACATGCCTTCACCGTCTCGCGCACGGGTTGGCAAGCGCAGACCGCATCGACCGACATCGCGGTCGGGCACGTCACCATGATCGCATTGGTCCTCGAGAAGGCGACGCGCGCGCCCGCGCAGGCGAGCAAGGGGGAAGGGGCGCTTTTCGTTCGCGGTTCACCCGCGGGCGCGAGCGTGTTCGTGGACGGCTCGAAAATCGGAACTCTGCCCGTTGCCGGCGCCGTGAAAGTGAAGGCGGGGTTTCATATCGTGTCGGTCGTGCCCAAGAGCGGCGCTCACCTGCTGCGCGCGGTGGAGGTGTATCCTGATACGACGACCTCGATCGCCGTGAACCTCGCGTCCGCGCGTTCCAACCCCGAGGCGGAGGAGATCCTTGCGCCGGCAAGCAGCTTCTTGCCGCCGGAAGCGATCGCGCGGTCCGGCGACCAGATCACGATCCATTATCGCGGCGTCCAGGTCAAGTGCAGGATCGGGTCGCGCTCCTACACCTACAACGGCAAAGCCGGTACGCTCGAGATATCACCGGCCCTCGTCGCAGGCAAGCTCTACCTGCCGCAATCGCTGCTGCAAAAGATCAAGGGCGTGAAGTGA
- a CDS encoding sensor domain-containing diguanylate cyclase translates to MRWLAIVQALIAPLGDALPYWMYPSLVGYGLLTSGIALGPKVFNRAPDRSEDLSKTTLLLLVLLDIAAAIAVAYYSGFSALIMLAGLDAAALPVVTALLALLFAAMAIAAMMLFARSTDLASALMFPLCTSLLTYVGAAYGLYGRRRADYQIIAINKVLEAGSDLGVKVTMPEVLTQLVQMIRQFRESVPWSNVVVFIARFDEDAKEEMLHAEAVDGVYADYYRGASLRFGEGVIGHAAMEQRPIIVADLQKDYRETHVTKPRAVHGCLAVPIVSERVTIGCIALTSTKAGIYGFDHQRLIDRLVRLAAVGIQNARLHTKTLELAETDSMTGLLTNRAYQERLETEFRCARTTRQSLSLLILDVDFFKRVNDTYGHPQGDDLLRKVGEVIRQHARKVDICCRYGGDEFVVLMPGTIKAEAAMVASRMREAIEDMDFALGEKVAKITASIGVAGYPQDVSEKAALVQAADSAMYAAKRSGRNNVKLAGRTDMVLPVRT, encoded by the coding sequence ATGCGATGGCTTGCCATCGTCCAAGCGTTGATCGCGCCGCTTGGCGACGCGCTCCCCTATTGGATGTACCCAAGCCTCGTCGGTTACGGGTTGTTGACGAGCGGCATCGCCCTTGGGCCCAAAGTATTCAACAGGGCCCCCGATCGCTCGGAAGACCTTTCGAAAACCACGCTCCTGCTCTTGGTGCTGCTCGACATCGCGGCTGCCATCGCCGTGGCGTACTACTCCGGTTTCAGCGCGCTGATCATGCTAGCCGGGCTCGACGCGGCGGCCCTTCCCGTCGTGACCGCGCTGCTGGCCTTGCTGTTCGCCGCCATGGCCATCGCGGCGATGATGCTGTTCGCGCGCTCCACCGATCTCGCAAGCGCGCTGATGTTCCCGCTATGCACCTCGTTGCTGACGTACGTCGGCGCCGCATACGGGCTGTACGGCAGGCGCCGCGCTGACTATCAGATCATCGCGATCAACAAGGTGCTCGAAGCCGGCTCGGATCTCGGCGTCAAAGTGACGATGCCCGAGGTCTTGACCCAACTCGTGCAGATGATCCGTCAATTCCGAGAGTCGGTGCCGTGGAGCAACGTCGTGGTGTTCATCGCGCGCTTCGACGAGGACGCCAAAGAAGAAATGCTGCACGCCGAAGCGGTGGACGGGGTGTACGCGGACTACTATCGCGGCGCGAGTCTGCGCTTCGGTGAAGGCGTCATCGGCCACGCTGCGATGGAGCAGCGTCCGATCATCGTGGCCGATCTGCAAAAGGATTATCGCGAAACGCATGTCACGAAGCCGCGAGCGGTGCACGGCTGCCTTGCGGTTCCGATCGTGAGCGAACGCGTGACCATCGGCTGCATCGCCCTGACCTCGACGAAAGCCGGCATCTATGGGTTCGATCATCAACGGCTGATCGATCGGCTCGTCCGCCTCGCCGCCGTCGGCATTCAAAACGCGCGCCTGCACACCAAGACGCTGGAGCTCGCCGAAACCGACTCGATGACGGGTCTGCTGACCAACCGCGCATACCAAGAGCGGCTCGAGACGGAGTTCCGATGCGCGCGCACCACGCGTCAATCGCTTTCGCTGCTGATCCTCGACGTGGATTTCTTCAAGCGCGTCAACGACACGTACGGGCACCCGCAGGGTGACGATCTGCTCCGCAAAGTAGGCGAAGTCATCCGCCAGCACGCCCGCAAGGTCGACATCTGCTGCCGCTACGGCGGCGATGAATTCGTCGTGCTCATGCCCGGAACGATCAAGGCTGAAGCGGCGATGGTGGCCTCCCGCATGCGCGAGGCGATCGAGGACATGGATTTCGCCTTGGGCGAGAAGGTCGCCAAAATCACAGCATCGATCGGGGTCGCCGGTTATCCGCAAGACGTCTCCGAGAAGGCCGCGCTCGTGCAGGCTGCGGATTCGGCGATGTACGCGGCGAAGCGTTCCGGACGCAACAACGTGAAGCTGGCCGGCCGAACCGATATGGTTCTTCCCGTCCGCACCTAG